GAGGAATATTTTCACAACATCCTCCTGATTCCATGCTTTTTAACAAGCTCTTCTTTTTTTTGTCTTGTTAACGTTTTAATATCTTTTTCTCCGTTTAAAGCACTTTTGTAATACTTATATTTTTTGGCATAAGCCAGCGTTGCCGGCCGTTTATTTCTAACGTATTTCGCCCCTTTGCCGCTATTATGCAAAGCAATTCTTTTTTCAAGATTGCTCGTGTAGCCGGTATAATA
The sequence above is drawn from the Phycisphaerae bacterium genome and encodes:
- a CDS encoding GIY-YIG nuclease family protein; this encodes MSKVPIRKADYWVYILRCKDGTYYTGYTSNLEKRIALHNSGKGAKYVRNKRPATLAYAKKYKYYKSALNGEKDIKTLTRQKKEELVKKHGIRRML